Genomic segment of bacterium:
CGCTTCCCAGACAAACGATCAACCCCTCTCTATTATCATTAATCCGGCTGGCTTGAATATCACTACCACCTCCTTGCCTGGTGGGAGGGTAGGAACCACCTATTCTCAGACAGTCTCAGCCACTGGGGGGACGACACCCTACACCTGGTCAATTCTCTCTGGCAGTTTACCTCCAGGTCTGAGTCTGACCTCAGGGACTCCGAATGCTACCATTTTTGGCACCCCGACTACTGCCGGGACCTATAATTTCACTGTTCGAGTGACTGATGCCGCTTCCCAGACAGACGATCAACCCCTCTCTATTACCATTAATCCGGCCGGTGGCATTCCTATTGAGGTTATTACATCTTCTTCTACTTCGGCTGATTCTGAATTCGATGTTGAAATTCAGGTAGGGGACGCTGGCCATCCGGTCTCTAACCTCTTTGGGCTCTCCTTTTGCCTTAATTATAGTCCGGCTGGGAATGTAACCGAGGTTGTATCTGTAGACACGGAACCAGGATTCCTGGGGAACGATCAGACCCACCATGATGAAGCAAATACTACGACAGGCACGATAAGAATAGGGGTGAGTCGAAAGAGACCGGCCTCCGGAGTGAGTGGCTCCGGCGTGGTGGCCAGAATAAGGCTGAGGGCCTCGGCTTATGCGGCCGGGCAGACAGTCACTTTCAGTCTGAGCGATGTAGATGCCAGAGACCCAAATGGGGGGGTGATTTCACTTAACCCTGTTTCCGATTCAGTTACGATAACTGATCTTGTTGTCTGGCCCGGGGATACGGACAATAATGGGGTAGTTAATGAGTTAGACATCTTTCCGGTGGCTAACTACTGGCTCTCTACCGGGGCAGCCAGAAGTGATAATGGTTTCACCTGGGGGGCTCAAACAGCTACTCCCTGGACCCTGGCTGAGGCAACTTATGCTGATGCCAATGGCGATGGCGAAGTAAATGAGAAAGAGGTAGTAGTGATTGGTGTCCACTGGGGACGGACCCGTGGTGGCGGCAGTCCAGCCCCGGGCAGAGAGATCTTATCCGCAGAGATAAACCATGCCAGAAATCTGGAGGCCTATCGGGCTATGTATCGCTTACTGGAAGATAGTCCGAAGTCAGAGGCGGTAACCAGGATGAAAGACCTTTTGGCTTCCTTGATTGACCTGGGTTTGAGGGGGCAGATCACGGAGAGAACCGGTCTGGCTCAGAACTACCCCAATCCGGTCAATCCTGAGACCTTTATTCCCTTCACCCTGGATTCAAAGAGTGAAGTAAAGATCCTGATCTATGATTTAGCAGGGCAATTGGTAAGGACTCTGGATATGGGCGAGAGAGAGTCAGGAGTTTACTTCACCCAGAAGGAGGCGGCCTATTGGGATGGAAAAGATGAGGCGGGCCGGGAGGTAGCCAGTGGGGTGTATTTCTGCCAGCTTCAGGCCGGGGACAAGATCTTTACTAAAAGGATGATTGTAGTTAAGTAATTGAATAAGCATAGATTACGGAGCATTAAGCCTGGAGTAATATTTTATCTTCAGAGCTCAGTGCTCCGAGTTCCAGGCTTCTTCGTGTTCTACGCTCTTTGTTCAGCGCTAAGAGGTGGTGAAAAAGTTGACAAGGATCGCCTATATATTCTCTCTGGCAGCTCTTTTAATCATCTGCTTTCTATTCGGTTGTGGCAAAAAGGATAGGAATCCTGTTGGAACTAAGTCAGAAGCAAGTATCTATGATCTTGAAGTAAGGCCTGCCTCGACAA
This window contains:
- a CDS encoding putative Ig domain-containing protein gives rise to the protein MYKNWNGWGQLDSQPATSELNTYYWLKMAAFNNGLKAKYWQDLNPEPSGWVLNKSHDGIATGKIALSGWSTATRWDDVKVRKYIDPEPMTSLGTEESQGPAGLNIITILLPGGTVGTVYSRTVSATGGTPPYTWSISAGSLPGGLSLNSSTGVISGTPTTAGTSNFTVQVQDSSSPVQTDDQALSITINPATLTITTTSLPSGTVGTAYYQTVSATGGTTPYTWSILSGSLPPGLSLTSGTPNATISGTPTTAGTYNFTVRVTDAASQTNDQPLSIIINPAGLNITTTSLPGGRVGTTYSQTVSATGGTTPYTWSILSGSLPPGLSLTSGTPNATIFGTPTTAGTYNFTVRVTDAASQTDDQPLSITINPAGGIPIEVITSSSTSADSEFDVEIQVGDAGHPVSNLFGLSFCLNYSPAGNVTEVVSVDTEPGFLGNDQTHHDEANTTTGTIRIGVSRKRPASGVSGSGVVARIRLRASAYAAGQTVTFSLSDVDARDPNGGVISLNPVSDSVTITDLVVWPGDTDNNGVVNELDIFPVANYWLSTGAARSDNGFTWGAQTATPWTLAEATYADANGDGEVNEKEVVVIGVHWGRTRGGGSPAPGREILSAEINHARNLEAYRAMYRLLEDSPKSEAVTRMKDLLASLIDLGLRGQITERTGLAQNYPNPVNPETFIPFTLDSKSEVKILIYDLAGQLVRTLDMGERESGVYFTQKEAAYWDGKDEAGREVASGVYFCQLQAGDKIFTKRMIVVK